From the genome of Streptomyces spinoverrucosus:
GGCCGCACAGGACGACGATCCCGGCGTACTCGGCGAGGAGGAACAGGGCGAAACGCAGACCGGTGTACTCGGTGTACGCACCGAAGATGATCTCCGAGTCGGCGACGGGCATGTCGAACGGCGGGCGTTGCAGTTCGGCCAGCCCCGCCACGAAGAAGACGATCGCACCGACGATCTGCCAGGGCAGCCACCACCACTCGAAGGCGTCGAGGATGCCGGGGAGGGAGACCGTGCCGGCCGCCATGGCGACGGAGGCGGCGGCGAGGAGCATCGGAAGCTCGTAGGCAAGTAGCTGGGCGGCGGTGCGCAGACCGCCGAGGAGGGAGAACTTGTTGGCGCTGGCCCAGCCGGCCATGAGGGAGCCGAGGACGCCGACGCCCATGACAGCGAGTACGAAGAAAATGCCGGCGTCGATCAGCACGCCCACCGCGCCCTCGCCGGGGCCGATCGGGATGGCCAGCAGGACCAGGAGGTACGGGAGGAGGGCTACGGCGGGGGCGAGCTGGAAGATACGGCGGTCCGCGCCGGCCGGTACCACGTCCTCCTTCTGCGCGAACTTCACGCCGTCAGCGACCAGCTGGGCCCAGCCGTGGAAGCCACCGGCGTACATGGGACCGAGGCGGCCCTGCATGTGGGCCATCACCTTGTGCTCGGTCTGGCCGATGATCAAGGGGAAGGTGAGGAAGACGCCGAAGACGATCAGGAGTCGCAGGGCGACGTCGAGCGCGTCGTTCACTGCCGGCCTCCTGGGGGGTCTTCGGGGGTTGGGGGTGTGGGTGCGTCGGGCGCCGAGCCGTCGGGAGCGGGGGGCTCGGGCGAGGACTGGGGCTCCTGGGAGTCGCGCTCCGGCTCGGCTGCCGGGCCGGTCTTCGGCTCCGCGCGCCCCGGCTCGGCTTCCGGGCCGGTCTTCGGCTCCGCGCGCTCGGGCACGGGCCGCTGCGGTGGCTCAGCCTCGTGCGCGTTGGCTTCCGGGGAGGCCTCCCTCTCCTTCGCCCCCTCGGTCTCCGGCCCCGCGCCCTCGGTCTCCTGCACC
Proteins encoded in this window:
- a CDS encoding complex I subunit 1/NuoH family protein is translated as MNDALDVALRLLIVFGVFLTFPLIIGQTEHKVMAHMQGRLGPMYAGGFHGWAQLVADGVKFAQKEDVVPAGADRRIFQLAPAVALLPYLLVLLAIPIGPGEGAVGVLIDAGIFFVLAVMGVGVLGSLMAGWASANKFSLLGGLRTAAQLLAYELPMLLAAASVAMAAGTVSLPGILDAFEWWWLPWQIVGAIVFFVAGLAELQRPPFDMPVADSEIIFGAYTEYTGLRFALFLLAEYAGIVVLCGLTTVLFLGGWHGPWGAEGLVWVWTLLKTAVLAFIVIWLRVTYPRLREDQLQKLSWTLLVPLSLAQIALTGIVKVVIQ